In a single window of the Solea senegalensis isolate Sse05_10M linkage group LG1, IFAPA_SoseM_1, whole genome shotgun sequence genome:
- the pex2 gene encoding peroxisome biogenesis factor 2 isoform X1: MAETCMLRECSLLLYCDRQSEGQLLGRAGFENEDTQERTAGGSAPESNVELQTPVLRITQLDALELDSALEQLVWTQFSQCFQNFRPGLLTPVEPELRALLHLLVWRFTLYSSSTTVGQSLLNLHYHNTLSPSPRYRPLSRRQKLCLLLLTAGPRWLRERSHSLLLGLGLSPGGSVSERDNNFLEQGLRCCLTLVSGIAQLASLINFLVFLKKGRHPVMVERIVGAQAVFSKPSAVRDIDYQYMNREMMWHGFAEFLIFLLPLINTRKLKATVSSFVFGGKSAGGKRAGGEQGLLKECGLCGEWPTMPHTVGCQHVFCYYCIKSHSIADACLTCPKCGAEAGQPEPVKMNVEMIDR, encoded by the exons ATGGCTGAGACGTGTATGCTCCGGGAATGTTCCCTCCTCCTTTATTGTGACCGTCAGTCTGAAGGTCAGCTCCTAGGGAGAG CAGGTTTTGAAAATGAGGACACCCAGGAAAGAACAGCTGGAGGCTCTGCTCCAGAAAGCAACGTCGAGCTGCAGACCCCAGTATTGCGCATCACTCAGCTGGACGCTCTTGAGCTGGACTCAGCCCTTGAGCAGCTGGTATGGACCCAGTTCTCCCAGTGCTTCCAAAACTTCCGGCCTGGACTCCTCACCCCTGTGGAGCCTGAATTGAGGGCTCTCCTCCACCTGCTCGTGTGGAGGTTCACACTGTATTCCAGCAGCACCACTGTGGGTCAATCTTTACTGAACCTGCACTATCACAACACTTTGTCCCCTTCTCCCCGCTACAGACCTCTGTCGCGTAGGCAGAAGTTGTGCCTGTTGCTGCTCACTGCAGGCCCCCGCTGGCTCCGTGAGCGTTCCCATAGCCTGCTCCTGGGTCTGGGTCTAAGCCCAGGAGGGTCTGTGTCTGAAAGAGACAATAATTTCCTCGAACAGGGTCTACGTTGTTGCCTCACTCTTGTCTCTGGTATTGCCCAGCTTGCAAGTCTCATCAACTTCCTTGTTTTCCTAAAGAAAGGTCGGCATCCTGTCATGGTGGAAAGGATTGTGGGAGCTCAGGCAGTTTTCAGCAAGCCCAGCGCAGTCCGGGACATCGACTACCAGTACATGAACCGGGAGATGATGTGGCACGGCTTCGCGGAGTTCCTCATCTTCCTTTTACCACTGATCAACACAAGAAAACTCAAGGCAACGGTGTCCTCATTTGTTTTTGGGGGCAAAAGTGCAGGTGGGAAGAGGGCCGGAGGAGAGCAAGGGTTATTAAAAGAGTGCGGACTGTGCGGAGAGTGGCCCACCATGCCTCATACTGTGGGCTGCCAACATGTTTTCTGCTACTACTGCATCAAAAGCCACAGCATTGCAGATGCTTGCCTCACCTGTCCCAAATGTGGTGCAGAGGCAGGGCAGCCCGAGCCAGTCAAGATGAACGTGGAGATGATTGACAGGTGA
- the pex2 gene encoding peroxisome biogenesis factor 2 isoform X3, which yields MAGFENEDTQERTAGGSAPESNVELQTPVLRITQLDALELDSALEQLVWTQFSQCFQNFRPGLLTPVEPELRALLHLLVWRFTLYSSSTTVGQSLLNLHYHNTLSPSPRYRPLSRRQKLCLLLLTAGPRWLRERSHSLLLGLGLSPGGSVSERDNNFLEQGLRCCLTLVSGIAQLASLINFLVFLKKGRHPVMVERIVGAQAVFSKPSAVRDIDYQYMNREMMWHGFAEFLIFLLPLINTRKLKATVSSFVFGGKSAGGKRAGGEQGLLKECGLCGEWPTMPHTVGCQHVFCYYCIKSHSIADACLTCPKCGAEAGQPEPVKMNVEMIDR from the exons atgg CAGGTTTTGAAAATGAGGACACCCAGGAAAGAACAGCTGGAGGCTCTGCTCCAGAAAGCAACGTCGAGCTGCAGACCCCAGTATTGCGCATCACTCAGCTGGACGCTCTTGAGCTGGACTCAGCCCTTGAGCAGCTGGTATGGACCCAGTTCTCCCAGTGCTTCCAAAACTTCCGGCCTGGACTCCTCACCCCTGTGGAGCCTGAATTGAGGGCTCTCCTCCACCTGCTCGTGTGGAGGTTCACACTGTATTCCAGCAGCACCACTGTGGGTCAATCTTTACTGAACCTGCACTATCACAACACTTTGTCCCCTTCTCCCCGCTACAGACCTCTGTCGCGTAGGCAGAAGTTGTGCCTGTTGCTGCTCACTGCAGGCCCCCGCTGGCTCCGTGAGCGTTCCCATAGCCTGCTCCTGGGTCTGGGTCTAAGCCCAGGAGGGTCTGTGTCTGAAAGAGACAATAATTTCCTCGAACAGGGTCTACGTTGTTGCCTCACTCTTGTCTCTGGTATTGCCCAGCTTGCAAGTCTCATCAACTTCCTTGTTTTCCTAAAGAAAGGTCGGCATCCTGTCATGGTGGAAAGGATTGTGGGAGCTCAGGCAGTTTTCAGCAAGCCCAGCGCAGTCCGGGACATCGACTACCAGTACATGAACCGGGAGATGATGTGGCACGGCTTCGCGGAGTTCCTCATCTTCCTTTTACCACTGATCAACACAAGAAAACTCAAGGCAACGGTGTCCTCATTTGTTTTTGGGGGCAAAAGTGCAGGTGGGAAGAGGGCCGGAGGAGAGCAAGGGTTATTAAAAGAGTGCGGACTGTGCGGAGAGTGGCCCACCATGCCTCATACTGTGGGCTGCCAACATGTTTTCTGCTACTACTGCATCAAAAGCCACAGCATTGCAGATGCTTGCCTCACCTGTCCCAAATGTGGTGCAGAGGCAGGGCAGCCCGAGCCAGTCAAGATGAACGTGGAGATGATTGACAGGTGA
- the pex2 gene encoding peroxisome biogenesis factor 2 isoform X4, which yields MGFENEDTQERTAGGSAPESNVELQTPVLRITQLDALELDSALEQLVWTQFSQCFQNFRPGLLTPVEPELRALLHLLVWRFTLYSSSTTVGQSLLNLHYHNTLSPSPRYRPLSRRQKLCLLLLTAGPRWLRERSHSLLLGLGLSPGGSVSERDNNFLEQGLRCCLTLVSGIAQLASLINFLVFLKKGRHPVMVERIVGAQAVFSKPSAVRDIDYQYMNREMMWHGFAEFLIFLLPLINTRKLKATVSSFVFGGKSAGGKRAGGEQGLLKECGLCGEWPTMPHTVGCQHVFCYYCIKSHSIADACLTCPKCGAEAGQPEPVKMNVEMIDR from the exons atgg GTTTTGAAAATGAGGACACCCAGGAAAGAACAGCTGGAGGCTCTGCTCCAGAAAGCAACGTCGAGCTGCAGACCCCAGTATTGCGCATCACTCAGCTGGACGCTCTTGAGCTGGACTCAGCCCTTGAGCAGCTGGTATGGACCCAGTTCTCCCAGTGCTTCCAAAACTTCCGGCCTGGACTCCTCACCCCTGTGGAGCCTGAATTGAGGGCTCTCCTCCACCTGCTCGTGTGGAGGTTCACACTGTATTCCAGCAGCACCACTGTGGGTCAATCTTTACTGAACCTGCACTATCACAACACTTTGTCCCCTTCTCCCCGCTACAGACCTCTGTCGCGTAGGCAGAAGTTGTGCCTGTTGCTGCTCACTGCAGGCCCCCGCTGGCTCCGTGAGCGTTCCCATAGCCTGCTCCTGGGTCTGGGTCTAAGCCCAGGAGGGTCTGTGTCTGAAAGAGACAATAATTTCCTCGAACAGGGTCTACGTTGTTGCCTCACTCTTGTCTCTGGTATTGCCCAGCTTGCAAGTCTCATCAACTTCCTTGTTTTCCTAAAGAAAGGTCGGCATCCTGTCATGGTGGAAAGGATTGTGGGAGCTCAGGCAGTTTTCAGCAAGCCCAGCGCAGTCCGGGACATCGACTACCAGTACATGAACCGGGAGATGATGTGGCACGGCTTCGCGGAGTTCCTCATCTTCCTTTTACCACTGATCAACACAAGAAAACTCAAGGCAACGGTGTCCTCATTTGTTTTTGGGGGCAAAAGTGCAGGTGGGAAGAGGGCCGGAGGAGAGCAAGGGTTATTAAAAGAGTGCGGACTGTGCGGAGAGTGGCCCACCATGCCTCATACTGTGGGCTGCCAACATGTTTTCTGCTACTACTGCATCAAAAGCCACAGCATTGCAGATGCTTGCCTCACCTGTCCCAAATGTGGTGCAGAGGCAGGGCAGCCCGAGCCAGTCAAGATGAACGTGGAGATGATTGACAGGTGA
- the pex2 gene encoding peroxisome biogenesis factor 2 isoform X2, translated as MAETCMLRECSLLLYCDRQSEGQLLGRGFENEDTQERTAGGSAPESNVELQTPVLRITQLDALELDSALEQLVWTQFSQCFQNFRPGLLTPVEPELRALLHLLVWRFTLYSSSTTVGQSLLNLHYHNTLSPSPRYRPLSRRQKLCLLLLTAGPRWLRERSHSLLLGLGLSPGGSVSERDNNFLEQGLRCCLTLVSGIAQLASLINFLVFLKKGRHPVMVERIVGAQAVFSKPSAVRDIDYQYMNREMMWHGFAEFLIFLLPLINTRKLKATVSSFVFGGKSAGGKRAGGEQGLLKECGLCGEWPTMPHTVGCQHVFCYYCIKSHSIADACLTCPKCGAEAGQPEPVKMNVEMIDR; from the exons ATGGCTGAGACGTGTATGCTCCGGGAATGTTCCCTCCTCCTTTATTGTGACCGTCAGTCTGAAGGTCAGCTCCTAGGGAGAG GTTTTGAAAATGAGGACACCCAGGAAAGAACAGCTGGAGGCTCTGCTCCAGAAAGCAACGTCGAGCTGCAGACCCCAGTATTGCGCATCACTCAGCTGGACGCTCTTGAGCTGGACTCAGCCCTTGAGCAGCTGGTATGGACCCAGTTCTCCCAGTGCTTCCAAAACTTCCGGCCTGGACTCCTCACCCCTGTGGAGCCTGAATTGAGGGCTCTCCTCCACCTGCTCGTGTGGAGGTTCACACTGTATTCCAGCAGCACCACTGTGGGTCAATCTTTACTGAACCTGCACTATCACAACACTTTGTCCCCTTCTCCCCGCTACAGACCTCTGTCGCGTAGGCAGAAGTTGTGCCTGTTGCTGCTCACTGCAGGCCCCCGCTGGCTCCGTGAGCGTTCCCATAGCCTGCTCCTGGGTCTGGGTCTAAGCCCAGGAGGGTCTGTGTCTGAAAGAGACAATAATTTCCTCGAACAGGGTCTACGTTGTTGCCTCACTCTTGTCTCTGGTATTGCCCAGCTTGCAAGTCTCATCAACTTCCTTGTTTTCCTAAAGAAAGGTCGGCATCCTGTCATGGTGGAAAGGATTGTGGGAGCTCAGGCAGTTTTCAGCAAGCCCAGCGCAGTCCGGGACATCGACTACCAGTACATGAACCGGGAGATGATGTGGCACGGCTTCGCGGAGTTCCTCATCTTCCTTTTACCACTGATCAACACAAGAAAACTCAAGGCAACGGTGTCCTCATTTGTTTTTGGGGGCAAAAGTGCAGGTGGGAAGAGGGCCGGAGGAGAGCAAGGGTTATTAAAAGAGTGCGGACTGTGCGGAGAGTGGCCCACCATGCCTCATACTGTGGGCTGCCAACATGTTTTCTGCTACTACTGCATCAAAAGCCACAGCATTGCAGATGCTTGCCTCACCTGTCCCAAATGTGGTGCAGAGGCAGGGCAGCCCGAGCCAGTCAAGATGAACGTGGAGATGATTGACAGGTGA